In Lentibacillus amyloliquefaciens, one DNA window encodes the following:
- a CDS encoding dicarboxylate/amino acid:cation symporter, with amino-acid sequence MKKSLIWQLIAAFILAILTGVIFGEKAQVVQPLGDLFLRLINFIIAPLVLATLVVGVASTSDVKKLGRLGGKTIAFYLFTSMLAITLGIIAGKIFSPGSGIDVSLEGEEAPEPNETEGVVQTILNIVPTNPFEALSSGNILQIIFFALAIGIAITLVGEKAKPVQQFFDGFAEVMYKITGMVMTIVPIGVFGLLAPVVGEYGMEVLLPLINLILAMLAACIIQLFVVYALIIKSFGKMSPIRFFKGIFPATAVAFSTSSSSGTLPVTIKSAQESLGVSKETSTFVLPLGATINMDGTALYVGLCSMFVAQYFGMDLSFSQMATVVLIGTLASIGTAGVPGAGLIMLTMALSAVNLPLAGIALVGGIDRILDMLRTSVNVTGDAAASVVVDASEKKGLQTGK; translated from the coding sequence ATGAAGAAAAGTCTGATATGGCAGTTGATTGCTGCATTTATTTTGGCGATTTTAACCGGTGTCATTTTTGGTGAAAAAGCGCAAGTAGTTCAACCCCTTGGAGATTTGTTTCTCCGATTAATCAATTTCATTATCGCTCCATTAGTGCTTGCCACACTTGTCGTTGGGGTAGCCAGTACAAGTGATGTGAAGAAACTCGGAAGACTGGGCGGGAAAACCATAGCATTTTATCTATTTACAAGTATGCTCGCGATAACGCTCGGTATCATAGCAGGGAAAATTTTTTCGCCGGGGAGCGGTATTGATGTATCACTGGAAGGAGAAGAAGCTCCTGAGCCTAATGAGACAGAAGGTGTTGTACAGACCATATTAAATATCGTACCGACAAACCCGTTTGAAGCATTGTCGTCAGGTAATATTCTGCAAATTATCTTTTTTGCATTGGCTATTGGAATCGCTATCACCTTGGTGGGAGAAAAGGCAAAACCTGTACAGCAGTTTTTCGATGGATTTGCGGAAGTTATGTACAAAATAACCGGCATGGTCATGACCATTGTTCCAATAGGTGTATTTGGCTTGCTTGCTCCCGTGGTAGGGGAGTATGGAATGGAGGTATTGCTTCCATTAATCAATTTGATCCTGGCTATGCTGGCGGCATGTATTATTCAACTTTTCGTGGTTTACGCGCTGATTATTAAATCGTTTGGTAAAATGAGCCCGATTCGCTTTTTTAAAGGCATTTTTCCAGCCACTGCGGTTGCTTTCAGTACAAGCAGCAGTTCCGGAACATTGCCGGTAACGATTAAGAGTGCACAGGAAAGTCTTGGCGTATCAAAAGAGACGAGTACATTTGTTTTGCCGTTGGGTGCTACCATTAATATGGATGGAACGGCATTATATGTCGGCCTTTGTTCAATGTTTGTTGCACAATATTTTGGTATGGATTTATCGTTCTCACAGATGGCGACAGTTGTGTTGATAGGCACACTCGCATCGATTGGGACAGCCGGCGTACCCGGAGCGGGCCTTATCATGTTGACGATGGCACTGAGTGCAGTTAATTTGCCGCTGGCCGGAATTGCATTAGTCGGCGGAATTGATCGTATACTGGATATGCTCAGAACATCTGTCAATGTTACAGGTGACGCAGCTGCAAGTGTTGTCGTTGACGCAAGTGAAAAGAAGGGCTTGCAGACAGGCAAATGA
- a CDS encoding alanine racemase has product MKMKELDTPSLVIDREIMMDNVRGMQDYADKYNVHLRPHTKTHKMPALAKLQEKAGANGITVAKVGEAEVMAENGLNDIFIANQIVGEVKLNRIKKLTETIDISFGVDSIEQCEMIENVFSNSQKPAQVLIEIEVGENRSGVIEESDYIRLVDYIKNCSHVSLKGVFSHDGHTYKAKDLEDCRRLYNEAQKRTLMFAHLAEEQGLKLDTVSIGSTPPLLHDFGVMEGVTELRVGTYILMDVSQGNAIDSYSSCAASVLSTVTSKPTNERIITDVGAKGLTMQSRSEGICATVGIGYIKNSDHVHIDQVFDEHAIIYNERFRNQVVIGEKLEIIPNHICPVSNLYDDAYLVSGDEVVDEIPILCRGKLQ; this is encoded by the coding sequence ATGAAAATGAAAGAATTGGATACACCGAGTTTAGTAATTGATAGAGAAATCATGATGGATAATGTTCGCGGGATGCAAGATTATGCTGATAAATATAATGTTCATCTCCGCCCACATACGAAAACGCATAAGATGCCTGCGCTGGCCAAATTACAGGAAAAAGCAGGTGCAAATGGGATTACTGTAGCAAAAGTTGGCGAAGCAGAGGTAATGGCTGAAAACGGATTAAACGATATTTTTATAGCAAACCAAATCGTAGGCGAAGTTAAGCTTAATCGTATCAAGAAGCTTACGGAAACAATTGATATTTCCTTTGGCGTTGACAGCATCGAACAATGCGAAATGATTGAAAATGTATTTAGTAACAGTCAAAAGCCGGCTCAAGTTCTTATCGAAATTGAGGTGGGCGAAAACCGTTCAGGTGTTATCGAAGAAAGTGATTACATTCGTTTGGTGGATTATATAAAAAATTGCTCTCATGTGAGTTTAAAAGGGGTTTTCTCCCATGACGGTCATACATACAAAGCAAAGGACCTCGAGGATTGCCGCCGTCTTTACAATGAAGCGCAAAAACGTACCCTCATGTTTGCGCATCTCGCTGAGGAACAGGGTTTGAAACTTGATACAGTCAGCATTGGATCTACCCCGCCGTTGCTGCATGATTTTGGCGTTATGGAGGGGGTTACTGAACTCCGTGTCGGAACCTATATTCTCATGGATGTATCGCAAGGAAATGCAATTGATTCCTATTCCAGCTGTGCTGCCAGTGTCCTGTCGACCGTTACCAGCAAACCAACCAATGAACGCATCATTACCGATGTCGGTGCGAAAGGGCTAACCATGCAGTCAAGAAGTGAGGGGATTTGCGCAACCGTTGGAATAGGCTATATCAAAAATTCCGATCATGTTCATATTGACCAAGTCTTTGATGAACACGCAATTATATACAATGAACGTTTCAGGAATCAAGTCGTAATCGGTGAAAAGCTGGAAATCATCCCAAACCATATATGCCCGGTCAGTAATTTATATGATGACGCTTATCTTGTTTCCGGGGATGAAGTTGTGGATGAAATTCCAATTTTATGCAGAGGGAAACTGCAGTAA